A portion of the Bacillus thuringiensis genome contains these proteins:
- the ureC gene encoding urease subunit alpha produces MSFKMSRKQYADLYGPTTGDSIRLADTQLFAHVDRNATVYGDEAVFGGGKSIRDGMGQNSQLTREQGVVDVVITNAIIIDYTGIYKADVGIKDGKISAIGKSGNPSVMDNIDIIIGTSTEVISGERKIVTAGGIDTHVHFISPQQIDTALASGITTLIGGGTGPAEGTKATTITPGSWNLRKMLEAAEAFPVNLGFLGKGNSSSLPALEEQIFAGAIGLKIHEDWGATSSAINHSLQIADKYDIQVAIHTDTLNECGFVEETIKAIDNRVIHTYHTEGAGGGHAPDIIKIAALNNILPSSTNPTLPYTVNTLDEHLDMLMVCHHLKANIPEDVMFADSRIRKETIAAEDILQDLGVFSMISSDSQAMGRVGEVIIRNWQTADKMKKQIGSLEGDKEYNDNNRIQRYIAKYTINPAITHGISEYVGSIEVGKYADLVIWDPQFFGVKPDMVLKNGMVVMALMGDENASIPTPQPYYEKKMFGAYGKAVQSSSITFVSKVAYENNIKEKLGLNKVVLPVKNTREISKRDMKLNNATPKIEVDPQTYEVKVDGQVITCEAVDILPMAQRYFLF; encoded by the coding sequence ATGAGTTTTAAGATGTCACGTAAACAATATGCTGATTTATATGGTCCAACTACAGGAGATTCTATTCGTTTAGCGGATACACAATTATTCGCACATGTTGATCGAAATGCCACTGTATATGGTGATGAAGCTGTCTTTGGTGGAGGAAAATCAATTAGGGATGGTATGGGACAAAATTCACAACTTACAAGAGAACAGGGGGTTGTGGATGTTGTTATTACCAATGCAATTATTATTGATTATACAGGAATATATAAAGCGGATGTTGGTATAAAAGATGGAAAGATTTCAGCAATAGGTAAGAGTGGTAATCCTTCAGTTATGGATAACATTGATATCATCATTGGAACATCAACGGAAGTAATTTCTGGTGAGCGGAAAATCGTTACAGCTGGAGGTATTGATACACATGTGCATTTCATATCCCCACAACAAATTGATACAGCATTAGCTTCAGGTATAACAACTTTAATTGGTGGGGGAACAGGACCGGCAGAAGGGACTAAGGCAACTACAATAACACCTGGATCTTGGAACTTAAGAAAAATGCTAGAAGCAGCAGAAGCTTTTCCTGTAAACCTTGGGTTTTTAGGGAAAGGAAATAGTTCAAGTCTACCTGCCCTGGAAGAACAAATATTTGCAGGGGCTATCGGATTGAAAATCCATGAAGATTGGGGAGCGACTTCTTCAGCAATTAATCACTCGTTACAGATTGCTGATAAATATGATATTCAAGTCGCTATTCATACGGATACTTTAAATGAATGTGGTTTTGTGGAAGAAACGATAAAAGCTATTGATAATCGTGTTATTCATACGTACCACACTGAAGGAGCTGGAGGTGGGCATGCACCAGATATTATAAAGATTGCTGCGCTGAATAATATTTTACCATCTTCAACGAACCCGACCTTGCCATATACAGTGAATACGCTGGATGAACATTTAGATATGCTCATGGTATGTCATCATTTAAAAGCGAATATTCCAGAAGATGTAATGTTTGCAGATTCAAGGATTCGAAAAGAAACAATCGCGGCAGAGGATATTTTGCAAGATCTAGGGGTTTTCAGCATGATTAGCTCTGACTCACAGGCGATGGGAAGGGTTGGCGAGGTTATTATTCGCAATTGGCAAACTGCCGATAAAATGAAAAAGCAGATTGGTAGTTTAGAGGGAGATAAAGAATATAACGATAATAATAGAATTCAACGTTATATAGCTAAGTATACAATTAATCCAGCTATTACACATGGGATTTCAGAATATGTTGGCTCTATTGAAGTAGGAAAGTATGCAGACCTTGTAATATGGGATCCACAATTTTTCGGTGTTAAGCCAGATATGGTTTTGAAAAATGGGATGGTAGTGATGGCATTAATGGGAGACGAGAATGCTTCGATTCCTACCCCACAACCATATTATGAAAAAAAGATGTTTGGTGCATATGGAAAAGCAGTACAGTCAAGTTCGATTACATTTGTATCGAAAGTAGCTTATGAGAATAATATTAAAGAAAAATTAGGTTTAAATAAAGTTGTATTACCTGTTAAAAATACGAGAGAGATTTCGAAGCGAGATATGAAACTAAATAATGCAACACCAAAAATTGAAGTAGATCCGCAGACATATGAAGTTAAAGTTGATGGACAAGTAATCACGTGTGAAGCAGTAGATATACTACCTATGGCTCAAAGATATTTTTTATTTTGA
- a CDS encoding urease subunit beta, with protein sequence MIPGQYILAKEDIVCNGNKKATKVKVLNQGDRPIQIGSHYHFYEVNEALKFNRSVAIGRHLNIPAGTAVRFEPGDEKTIELVPYSGEQEVYGFKNKVDGDIQSYTKRGR encoded by the coding sequence ATGATTCCAGGGCAATATATCCTTGCGAAAGAAGACATAGTATGTAATGGAAATAAAAAAGCAACGAAAGTCAAAGTACTAAATCAGGGAGATAGACCTATTCAAATTGGATCTCATTACCACTTTTATGAAGTGAATGAGGCGTTAAAATTCAATCGAAGTGTAGCAATTGGACGACATTTAAATATTCCAGCAGGTACAGCGGTAAGATTTGAGCCTGGAGATGAAAAAACGATTGAATTAGTTCCATATTCAGGGGAACAAGAAGTATATGGATTTAAAAATAAAGTGGATGGCGATATTCAATCTTATACAAAAAGAGGGAGATAG
- a CDS encoding urease subunit gamma yields the protein MRLTPREIDKLLVVVAADLAYRRKERGLKLNYPESIAIITYEILEGARDGKNVAELMELGKTILSAEDVMDGIADMISDIQVEATFPDGTKLVTIHQPIH from the coding sequence ATGAGATTAACGCCAAGAGAAATTGATAAACTGCTAGTAGTTGTTGCGGCTGATTTAGCTTATCGACGAAAGGAGAGGGGGCTTAAGTTAAACTATCCAGAAAGTATTGCTATTATTACGTATGAAATTTTGGAAGGAGCAAGAGATGGTAAAAATGTAGCGGAATTAATGGAGCTTGGAAAAACCATTTTAAGTGCTGAAGATGTTATGGATGGTATTGCAGACATGATATCAGATATTCAAGTTGAGGCAACTTTTCCTGATGGAACAAAATTAGTAACTATTCATCAACCAATTCATTAA
- a CDS encoding DUF2164 domain-containing protein, with the protein MMNIKIPNDKKEELVAQIQQFFMEEDLDEIGRFQAERLIEEMIKLVGPFAYNQAIGDARKLVSEKLTNIEEDLYVLEKNEGK; encoded by the coding sequence ATGATGAATATAAAAATACCAAATGATAAAAAAGAAGAGCTTGTAGCGCAAATTCAGCAATTTTTCATGGAAGAAGATTTAGATGAAATTGGACGTTTCCAAGCAGAGCGTTTAATAGAAGAAATGATTAAATTAGTTGGACCATTTGCATACAATCAAGCAATTGGAGATGCAAGAAAGCTTGTAAGTGAGAAATTAACGAATATCGAAGAAGATTTATACGTGCTAGAGAAGAATGAAGGAAAATAA
- a CDS encoding peptidoglycan recognition family protein, which yields MEIKCVNLTFQDELVPLEKVNKLIIHHTAEDGWDVYKTHEFHQTVKGWSGIGYNYFIEKDGTVVEGRGLHIGAHAKDHNRHTIGICMTGNFDKYDPTPAQVNALYSLCKMFMKQFAIKKENILGHRELEGVTKSCPGNRFSMVELRKILS from the coding sequence ATGGAAATTAAATGTGTCAATCTAACATTTCAAGATGAATTAGTTCCTTTAGAAAAAGTAAATAAACTGATTATTCACCATACAGCTGAAGATGGATGGGACGTGTATAAAACGCATGAATTTCATCAAACTGTAAAAGGGTGGAGCGGGATTGGTTACAACTATTTTATCGAAAAGGACGGAACTGTAGTGGAAGGGCGAGGTTTACATATTGGAGCGCACGCGAAAGACCATAACCGTCATACAATTGGAATATGTATGACGGGAAATTTCGATAAATACGATCCCACTCCTGCACAAGTGAATGCATTATATTCTTTATGCAAAATGTTTATGAAGCAATTTGCTATAAAGAAAGAAAATATACTAGGTCATAGAGAGTTAGAAGGAGTTACAAAAAGCTGTCCTGGTAATCGTTTTTCTATGGTAGAGTTAAGGAAGATATTATCTTAA